The Hordeum vulgare subsp. vulgare chromosome 7H, MorexV3_pseudomolecules_assembly, whole genome shotgun sequence DNA window aaggtgcactacgggtacctccgaaagtgtctgttgggttggtacgaatcgagatcaggatttgtcactccgtgtgacggagaggtatctctgggcccactcggtagaacatcatcatgagctcaatgtgactaaggagttagtcacacgatgacgtgctacggaacgagtaaagagacttaccggtaacgagattgaacaaggtattggtataccgacgatcgaatctcgggcaagttctataccgacagacaaagggaatcgtatacgagattgattgaatccttgacatcgtggttcatccaatgagatcatcgtggagcaagtgggagccaccatgggtatccagaccccgctgatggttattggtcagagaggtgtctcggtcatgtctgtttgtctcccgaacccgtagggtctacacacttaaggttcggtgacgctagggttatagcgaattgttatacgaggttaccgaaagttgtttggagtcccggatgagatcccggacgtcacgaggagctccggaatggtccggaggtaaatattgatatataggatggatggtttcggacaccggaagagtttcggacatcaccggtaacgtaccgggaccaccgggaccatcggaggtggccccgggggtccaccgaaggagggcaacgacctcgggaggtgagatgggccaagtgggggtgggaagcagcccctaggtgggctggtgcgcctccccactcagcccaatgcgtaggggagagaaagggggggggcaaaccctaagccaggtgggcctaaggcccaccaggtggtgcgccaccccctcctcccccctctggccgccgcacctcccatctggggagggggactgccgcaccacctagggtgggaaccctaggggtggcaccctctCTCCCctgcccctatatatagtgggcacttttggccattggagattagacgtttgcctctccctcggcgcagccttgcccttcttcctcctcctctctgccggtgcttggcgaagccctgccgggagacctcgtctttccatcgacaccacgtcgtcgtgctgctagagttcttccccaacctctccctcctccttgctggatcaaggtgcgggagacgtcaccgggctgcacgtgtgttgaacgcggaggtgccgtagttcggcactagatcggaatcgctgcgagtacgactccatcaaccgcgttctagcaacgcttccgcttagcgatcttcaaaggtatgaagatgctcttacccctctctcgttgctggtctctccataggaagatctgaatatgcgtaggataattttgaatttatgctacgttacccaacagagatcgtcatcgagctgtacgtgtgctgaacgcggaggtgctgcccgttcggcgctagatcgtgattggatcacgggacggcttgcgatttggatcgcaaagacgctcgactacatcaaccacgtttcttcccgcttcccgcttagcgatctagaagggtatgtggatccgatctctcctctcgtagatggtcgtcaccatggatagatcttgtatgtgcgtaggaattttttttgtttcccatgcaacgttccccaacacatgtgTCATGTTGTGTGCCACAACAGGTTACaaacatcatgaacaacatgaccgtgcACTTATCGGCAAGCATTCGTATACCCGCGagggttggctctgataccaacctgTAGCGCCCCTCACACACCCGATGGTGGTCGTTACTTCtggtgggatctagactggcctcacaAATCAACACTAGTCTTTCATGTGCACTTTATCCTCACTCGTGCGCACCCGGGAACAACTTCCATTCGATCACCTATCCTGGAATTACTCCAAGGTGAGCATCCTTAACTTGAGATTTTTTTCTGAATGGGCTCCCAGGAAACAAGGAATTCCTTATTCATATGCGTGATCTATCATCCCTACTAAGTCAGGGTATCAGaacagtctatgagattggggTGATCTCTAGCAAGGTCATGAATACGTGAGGagcgtgactaatatgctccacccgaaggGTCAACCTTTGGCAGCCTAATACTAGTAAGACATTTGCTGAAACTAATTTATGCCAAAGTGACAAttaaaggcatagtccattgttcaatgGTGAAGGAGTGTAGTTACTTGCTCTAGGTTGAGTTCAACCTTAGTAAGTCTTCACTGAAATACTGGTATATCAAAACAATGTTTGGAACACATGACAAAATGGGCCCTTGCGATCtgatgggggattgttgaaatataGGATGGGCCTTGGGCCTATCTAATAATTTCTGGAAATATCGAAGGGCCCATGTGGGTTTATGGCAATGGGTGTGGTGGGAAGTCTAGTCCCATATTACTCGTTGGAAAGGAGTTGGACATCCTTATAAGGGGTTCTCTTCCATATGTTATTGGAACTTGAGAAGATAAGTGGTTCTCGCACGGTCCTCCTCCGTCGTCCGCCTCGCTACGCTTTGCCACGACGCTACGCTCCACGCCGCGGGCTGCGAGATTGAGTTGAATCGAGCTCACACCTATGCGTTTTTTGCGAGTCAGGAATGGAGTGTCCCTAATAGAAGGGCCTCAATGTGAGACGTCGGATCATGGGCTGTTACCAACCCTCATGTTGGTctagcccacgtctctccacgcgGTCACGTCTATATATGAGAGGCGTCTGTCAACCCTAGCCAACACAACATATCACATTTGCCTCCATGTGCACCCGTCTCGTTGTTCGTTCCTTTGATGTTGCTGCTACTGGTGATCCCATCCATCCACCGCGTACACGGTTGATGGGAGAACATGCCTTCAAAATCCTGCCTCTCTGGATCCTGTAGGGGAGAGGTGTGATTAGGTTTTTAGGGAACGTCTCATAAGCGACTGACCGCTTCTGTTCATCCGCATCCACTACGTTGTCTACGTccgcatcgccatcgtcatcaacatgtCCAGAAGACGGCCGAGGAGGCTGTTGCCACCACGGCTGCCGCTATGACCAACTGGCCTACTAGGGGGTATAATTACATTTACCCCCTCCTGTTTATTTCCTTGTATGCAGTACTAGCAGTTTGCATAGATGTTTCTACTATATGTGTCTAGTACGTGATAATATGATCGAGTATCAGTATGTGCTTAGTATTGTTTACACCATACTCATGATTTATATATGGATTAAATTAATCAAAAAATTGCTTATATCCTCAACAATGTTtaattttccatatcatattacTCCTTCTGTTCCTAAATGTAAATCATTTTAGATATTTCAAtacaaactacatacggatgtaatatagacatactttagagtgtgaaTTTACTTATTTTACTCTGTATGTAGTATGTAAtgtaatctctaaaaagacttatatttaaaaacggagggagtataatataaGCACAAACAGTATCAACTACAAACGGAGTGTAAATATACAAACAATTGCTAATTATATAAACTTACTTTTCCGAGCTAAAATTTTCACCTTGTTGCGACTTCTCGCCCTACTCATTTCTAACGTGCCTTCCGGACATGGTTGGTTATGTGCCCAAATGGCATGGTACGCTGAAAGCCTTACTACTAGTCTATTTCTCCAATCATCACATCAGGATTACTGCAATCATAAATTATCTTTTTCATAATGAAACCGTAAATGACTTGTAACTTCTTCCTTACAAGTACTGAGACAGCATGCTAGGTTAATCTGTAAAGAAGTTCCTTGAACAATCATTCATCTGCATCTTTCGCAGCCGTCTCGAATGCCCTCATGAATACGTTTGGAGGCTGACCACCACTGAGTTGATATTTTCCATTGATCTGAAATAAACAGCACAAAAATATATCATGCACAAGTCACTAATTGGATAAGAGGCGAAAGGGACACTAACAAGAAAGTCATTAATATTCATACCACAAAGTGAGGAACTCCAGAAATGCCAGAAGAGTGCTTGTTGAGTTCTTCCTTAACCTTGTACCACCAGAAAAGGGATTAAGAAGCTGCAGCCTTTTCCCAAACAATGAAGGCCACTAGGAGCAACGATCAGCGGAAACATACCTCATCGACTCCTTTACTGGCGTCCAGCAGCAGTTCTTCTGCTCCTTCTATGCCCACCTTTCTTGCAGCATCCATAAGAACTTGCCTAGAAAGATTTGGAAAATGAATATCGTAAGACTGAAGACAACAATGATCAACATAGAAAGGCAGATCGGGGGCAAAGAAAGTGCGGCAAGTTGTTTAGAGGAATACATCTCCTCAAGTAAATGAAGCAACAAACAGCTTCTTTTGGTAGCATGCGACAGTTTTAGTTCGCAATTTTATCCTCTGTCCATTTTcagatgctataattctattcagAGGCGTGATGCAGTAGTTTGTCAATaccaaaaaaaaaataaaaaatgatgcaGCACACATAACTAATAAAAATACAAATGGGCTTTGCTTTTGCCTCATCATGCGTATCTCACATCTAGAGTGCAAAATGGTCATAAAAACCATGGATGTATCTGGCACAGGACTTGTTGCACAATTTCACCTCAATAATTGTCACATGTGAAGGTGTATTCTTGATATGATATGTTTATTTTTTCCTTGCAAAAAACGATAAGTCAATTTAGCTAGCGCAATGAAATGTCCAGATTACAATAAAGTTTCTTTCAGAGTAGTAATGGAGCCTCATTCCAAGTATGTTACCAACACAGAATATGCTTAATGTGTCGGTACTAAAAGCAGTTGTTATACAGACACAACAGGTCAACAAAGACTTAGTGCAAATATAAAATACATAATTTGTAGGATTAAGGTAAGAACAAAAATCGAAGAAGCAACAATGGCCACCCATACTCATGGAGTTTAACATGCACTCACCTATCACCAATGTATTTTCCTTGGCAAAAATAATTGACGAATAATTCGTCTACAAGAGCATTTTGTTTGTCATAGCCTTGGTGTCCGGCAAGTGTTATGAGCCTATGGCTGTCCATTGTATTCCCTCTGCATTACAATCTTTAAGTCAGTGAAATGAAGACGGATACAGAAGATGCGGGTGTATGGAACAGTTTAGAAACGATTCACTTACGTGAGTCCTGACATGTCATACTCAAAGCCAAGTCCTCGGAACATCTGCAAAATAGGATGGCAGCAGCTAAGTACACATTATAGGCCATGTGATTAACAGCATGGTCAAGTTGAAATGAGAGAACCTCTCTCATGCGAGCAGTTGCACGCTCGAACTGAACTGGGCCAAACTTGGTCTTGTAGAAATCAGATTTCTTGACACCTTCCTTAGGCGCATCAGGATTCAGAAAAAATGGATGCCAACGAACCTATAAAGCAGAGACAGGCGCACTAGTCTCACATCGTGCTGATAAGAATTGTGAAGCTAGCTACATCATGGTAGTGATTTAATGAAGTGAAACCTCGAAATCGAACTTGTCCATGGTTTGCTCCATAGCTTTCTCAAGATTCTTTTTCCCAACAAAGCACCAAGGGCACACTGTATCCGAGCTCACGTCGATCTGAATGAGCTTCTTGCCAGTATTTGAAGCCATATGTTTCGCAAATCTACAATTAAACAAAGAAGTTATCCTCAAATTGGCTCGTAATTTCGCCTCCAAGAAAGTATTGACAGATTAGTCCACTTCAAGAAATGTGAGTCTTCGAGGGGTATTTTCTTTCAAGAGAGAATGTGAATTTCTGAAAGCTGAGAAGGTGCAAAAACATTGAGAGGGCTTTGTTTCAGTACTCTTTCTGAAGAAAGCGTTTTGACTCCTAAAGAAAGCTATAGTTCATTTTGCCTAGGATCCAAACACCCCTGACCAGAGACAGTCATACATATGTCGAAATATGATGGATTGATCGGAGCTTTGCAAGTTTTGCTGGATTATTGCTCGGCCGAGAGCAATCTTGTGAAAAGAAAAATGATGCAGTTTGGTACATATTTTCGTTAGCCACTTAAAACTAGTATTGCTTTTAGGATTTCCATTCTACGAATCCCTTCTTGGGCATCCGGTGGCGATCGAATAGGAAATGGGGATTTATCATCACGCTCATTTCACTTACTGATGCATCAATTTAATTGACAGCTTCTCCAGTTAGACCACCAATGGCGTTATCCCCACACAGTGCAGCTGCCGGAAAAAAATATCCGAGCTACAGTTTCAAGGCAAATCGCACTCCACTTTTGCCTTGAATAGTATAGTATGAAGCGGAGAAATAAAGGACGATTAAGAGGCAGGGTTCTTGCATCACccagctatggcgtccccaaagaaAGGACAATCGATTTTGTTTTCTTGGAGCAAATATGCAGGATGATTAACCGGAAAGAGTCAAGTACTACAAAATCTGAAAGATGGAGCGGATTCTGCACCTGAGAGCTGTGAGCTTGGTGAGGGAGGGGACGCGGATCGGGAGGAGGCGATTTTGCATACAAGTGACAAAAATCTGTCCCTTTGTGATCTGGGTACGATTTGGTATCTGTTCGTGAGGTGAGGGGGAGGGGGTAGGGGTAGGTAGGCAGAAAGAACAGGGAGGGTGGCTTTGTTTGCTCGTGGACTTTGTGTGTTTGGGAAGAGTTCCACTCCACGTCGTCGCTTTTGATCGGTTGGGCATCTCCAACGCGGAACTTCAAATCACGCCCATCCATTGGAACCGCATGGTTCGACCTTAGAAATCATCCAACCATAATTACGAGtatcatataatagtatcatgcatataataTTATTGTATATACTATCTTCATAATGCGTAATGTTATAAACTActcactccgttcctaaatataagtctttctaaaggttcaactaatggactacatacggatgtatataaacatactttaaagtatagtttcattcattttgctccgtatgtagacacttagtgaaatatcttaaaagacttatattttggcacggagggagtagtatcatagatgaccttatttattgacatgcatgacacatagtagcgtaACATTTAACATGTTATGGTATCTATCTATATTACTCTAACCCCCCTCTTTTCTTTAATTGTCTGTCACATCGGCATGTTTGCTAGTTTCAAGTACATGATACCACCTAAGTTACTCGCGCTATGGCCAGCCTAACACGATTATGTATCGATTTATGGTGTAGTTTGAATCATTTTTTTTCATAATCGGGAATAAACATGAAGGTTTTAGGGAGTCCGGACATTAGAAACATCGGAATTTGACCCGTGGCCCATCCAAAAGGAAGGCGAAGCCCACACTTTTGTAGCAACCCGTATTGTTTTCGTGCTAAAATCCTCCACTCCCTTCTTCCATCCCTCGCCACTTTCCACCCAATTCTCGCCCTTTTCCCCCACCTTCTCCTTTCTTCCGCCGCAAACCTGTAGCAGATGGAGGTGCCGGAGGATCCGAGCATCATGCTCGCCCGGAAAATCAGCTTGACTACGCGGTAAACTCGTCGCGTCAAAGCGAAGGCCCCAAAGGAGGAGAAGCTCAATAAGTTGATGGTTGCCGGTAGGAGTGGTGGTCTTGGTGGGCATCGCGGGGTCCATGGTGCCTAGACCGGCGCGCCCACGGTACATATGGCACTGTGGCCGGAGCATTACAAGCCTCCGAACTACTACGCCCCAAGCAACATGAAACCACAGCCGGGAACGTGCCTTACAATCTCGACGTAAAACGTGGCACCGCTCTTCTCCTAGCATTGTTCGTCGTAGCTCGGACGAGATCGTACATCGAGCGGGGAGTAGATGGGTGCCCGCCCATTGTTCGCTATAATGCCTAGAGCGAGAGACCCGGTGTACGACGACCCACATAGTGTGATGCTCAACATTATCCACGACGAAGGAAGAGGGGTAGGATGTGGCTATGAGGACGACCAGGTGGAAGACTCGGATCCGATCTAGTCGGACAACTACCTGCTGCAGCAGTCCTACGGCTAGACAGGCACGCAACAGTCTACACCGAGACCGACATGGGCACACCACAACATCAGCATGGACatctacaacaacaacatgaggaggaggaggaggaggaggacgatgatCAGGATGGTACAACCGGCAATCCAAAGAAGAAGAGTAGAGGAAAAAGTTCCAACATATAAGAGGATGAGAACATGGTTGGGATTGTCGATCTCGCAGGGCAGAAAATTGCatggtgaaaaggatcgagatggacctagagggggggggggtgaataggtacaaatccaaattttaataattacttagcaattttaggctaaagtgcggaatatgagtgtaagcctaataattgctatgacaaagagtaagctatttggagtgaagtaagacaagcggtaaacaataatcaaatacaagtatgtaataaggattaacacaagtagagagttagggttaggaataaccgaaactccgagagagacaatgatgtatcccgatgttcacttccttggagggaagctacgtcaccgttagaggggcggatgttaccacgaaggcacaccaacgccacgaaggctcaccctattcttcctttgagataactccacgaaggcgtttgaaCTTAAAATTGCTCTTGACCGGCGGACATATACTAGATAGTGCTGGATGGTGGCCTCCCGCATCCATGTTCGCGGACTAGTCCTTCGTGTTCGTGGACAGATGCGGGAGGAAATTTGCGGGTcggtgttggagatgccctaagagcatctacaactggaA harbors:
- the LOC123411415 gene encoding uncharacterized protein YwbO; amino-acid sequence: MPNRSKATTWSGTLPKHTKSTSKQSHPPCSFCLPTPTPSPSPHEQIPNRTQITKGQIFVTCMQNRLLPIRVPSLTKLTALRFAKHMASNTGKKLIQIDVSSDTVCPWCFVGKKNLEKAMEQTMDKFDFEVRWHPFFLNPDAPKEGVKKSDFYKTKFGPVQFERATARMREMFRGLGFEYDMSGLTGNTMDSHRLITLAGHQGYDKQNALVDELFVNYFCQGKYIGDRQVLMDAARKVGIEGAEELLLDASKGVDEVKEELNKHSSGISGVPHFVINGKYQLSGGQPPNVFMRAFETAAKDADE